One genomic region from Nymphaea colorata isolate Beijing-Zhang1983 chromosome 10, ASM883128v2, whole genome shotgun sequence encodes:
- the LOC116263288 gene encoding peroxidase 70-like: protein MARSSSSSFSFFFFFSSLALCGLHSVADAQLTPTFYSTSCPLALTTIRTLVQTAVLLDPRMGASLVRLHFHDCFVNGCDASVLLDQSTTIQSEKSAAPNANSLRGFELVDTIKAALELLCPGVVSCADILAVAARDSVAVLRGPTWSVPLGRRDSLVANQAGANTDLPAPFFSLAQITQAFSDKGLSLTDMVALSGAHTFGKARCTNFRAHLSESNIDPAFAATLRPTCSNSSSDDNNLANLDVTTPNTFDNAYYTNLLNKRGLLHSDQELFNGGAADALVRTYSTTPSTFFTDFANAMIKMGNISPLTGTSGQIRRNCRRVN, encoded by the exons ATGGCTCGttcatcttcctcctctttctccttcttcttcttcttctcttcccttGCTCTCTGTGGCTTGCACTCCGTCGCAGATGCACAGCTCACACCCACTTTCTACTCCACCTCGTGTCCCCTTGCTCTCACCACCATCAGAACTCTTGTCCAAACGGCTGTGCTGTTGGACCCGAGGATGGGTGCCTCTCTTGTTCGCCTCCACTTTCATGACTGCTTTGTTAAC GGATGTGACGCATCGGTGCTCTTGGACCAATCCACAACTATCCAGAGCGAGAAGAGTGCAGCTCCAAATGCAAACTCATTGAGGGGATTCGAACTCGTCGACACCATTAAAGCTGCACTGGAGCTCCTTTGTCCTGGAGTGGTTTCTTGTGCAGACATTCTAGCAGTTGCTGCCCGCGACTCAGTAGCGGTG CTCCGCGGCCCCACATGGTCGGTGCCGCTAGGGAGGAGGGACTCACTTGTAGCAAACCAAGCTGGCGCCAATACCGACCTTCCTGCTCCTTTTTTTAGCTTAGCTCAGATCACTCAGGCCTTTTCAGACAAAGGCCTAAGTTTGACAGACATGGTTGCCCTCTCAG GCGCTCACACGTTCGGGAAAGCGAGGTGCACGAATTTCCGAGCCCATTTAAGCGAGAGCAACATTGATCCAGCCTTTGCTGCGACTCTGAGACCTACTTGCAGTAATTCTTCGTCCGACGACAATAATTTGGCAAACCTGGACGTCACAACTCCTAATACCTTCGATAATGCATACTACACAAACCTGCTGAACAAGAGGGGCCTTCTTCACTCGGATCAAGAGCTCTTCAATGGAGGCGCTGCCGATGCATTAGTGAGGACCTACAGCACAACCCCTTCCACTTTCTTCACCGACTTCGCCAACGCCATGATCAAGATGGGCAACATAAGCCCCCTCACCGGAACCAGCGGACAGATAAGACGGAATTGCAGAAGAGTCAATTAG
- the LOC116263377 gene encoding uncharacterized protein LOC116263377 isoform X2: MMELRKGRQLKRKPLSDTTNCQTTTPPPAPPLSCVAASTGITATTSKKRGLVSGGKPQFESSIVASGSSGHRSKDEERQKENQSPAFSSSSFASPGILASEVSYSEQVYKRRCVDLQRLSVMDSLSCPPGVKDGDNQLRSNKEGQCEPGSSMMESSTACMMMQRHYGKAASHDRQSRMCRSALPMVKQKNYGKAASNENRQSRMCRSVLSMVKQKVVNVFEIFW, encoded by the exons atgaTGGAACTTAGAAAGGGAAGACAACTCAAACGGAAGCCCCTCTCTGATACCACCAATTGCCAAACCACCACTCCACCACCCGCACCACCGCTGAGTTGCGTTGCCGCCTCCACTGGCATCACAGCCACCACCAGCAAAAAGAGAGGGCTAGTCTCTGGAGGGAAGCCCCAATTCGAGAGTTCGATTGTTGCTTCTGGTTCCAGCGGTCACCGTTCGAAAGATGAGGAACGACAAAAGGAGAATCAATCACCagctttctcttcctcctcctttgcGTCCCCAG gAATTTTGGCGTCCGAGGTTTCTTACAGTGAACAGGTGTACAAGAGGCGATGTGTGGATCTGCAGAGGTTGTCGGTGATGGATTCCTTGAGTTGTCCACCTGGTGTCAAGGACGGCGATAATCAGCTTAG GAGTAATAAAGAGGGACAATGTGAACCTGGTTCATCTATGATGGAAAGTTCTACGGCTTGTATGATGATGCAAAGG CATTATGGGAAGGCAGCATCGCATGATAGGCAATCTAGGATGTGCAGGTCTGCACTGCCCATGGTAAAACAAAAG AATTATGGGAAGGCAGCATCGAATGAGAATAGGCAATCTAGGATGTGCAGGTCTGTGCTGTCCATGGTAAAACAAAAG GTGGTGAACGTGTTTGAAATTTTCTGGTAA